The Acidobacteriota bacterium DNA window CGGGACATCTCACGCCGAAGCTCCTCGAGCGGGAGCTTCGGAAGCTGAAGAAGCACGTGCCGATCTACCTCACCCACTACAAGAACCAGTACGTGGAACAGATCGAGCGGGAGATCGACGGATTGCGCGGTCCGTGCATGCACATTGCCCGCGCGGGGGAGAGGATCCACATTGAGTGAAAATGTTTACCTGGAACTCCGGGACAAGTCGCAGTCCCGCCGATTTCCCCTGACCAGCGTGTCCAACACCATCGGCCGGGCGCCCGCCTGCGATGTCGTGCTGGCCTTTCCCCAGGTGTCCCGGTACCACGCCCGGATTTACCGACAGGGGGAGCAGTTCCTGATCGAGGACAACAAGAGCGTCAACGGCACGTTCGTCAACGACCAGCAGATCACCAGCCACCTGTTGCGCCACGGCGACCGGATCAAGCTGGGCACGGTGGTGGTGACGTTCTGCAACCCGCTGGTCTCACGCGTCAACCTGTCGGACGAGTATGAGACCGACGCGAACATGACCATCGCCTTCCCCATCTCCCGCTTCTCGCTCTCCGAAGGCAAGACCACCCCCCAGCTCCAGCGCGACCCCCAGCAGATGATCCAGGTGATCTTCAACTCCACCAAGGCGCTGATCGGCTCCAACAGCCTGG harbors:
- a CDS encoding FHA domain-containing protein, with protein sequence MSENVYLELRDKSQSRRFPLTSVSNTIGRAPACDVVLAFPQVSRYHARIYRQGEQFLIEDNKSVNGTFVNDQQITSHLLRHGDRIKLGTVVVTFCNPLVSRVNLSDEYETDANMTIAFPISRFSLSEGKTTPQLQRDPQQMIQVIFNSTKALIGSNSLDSVLSGVMDLVFEYLKADRGFLMLQDETNELVPYVIKLRHPSASRSEKDISFSRT